The genomic interval AAAAAGTTATGTTTTGGTGGTTTATCATTACTATTATTATACAATAAATGGTTTTCGATATAAATTACAAAATCACAACCTTTGTTTAAACGTCCAGGTCTTTCAATATAAATCCTGTTTTCATCAACCAAATGCTCAACAAAATATCTATATTTTGTTTGAGGATTTTCTGCTTTCATTACATTTAATAAATGATTTCTAATCTCAGCCCGTGTTGTATATCTTTCAATATTATATAAATCTATATTGATTGAGTTATCATCTCTTATTGTCATAATACTCTATTTTTCAAAACTTAATGTGTCAACATTTCCAAAATCAATAAATGCTATGCTTTATTAATATACTCTCAAGTGTTTTTTATTTCCTTAATAAACTCAGCTATACTTGTTAGATTATAAACTTTTGGAATATTATTATATGCTTCTCCTAATTTATTTTTTGCACTTAACCAACCATACCCATCCGTAATCCATACAAATTCAAAATTGTCATATTGATTTATTTTTGGTGCAATATCTGTATAAGCCCTTGCTGTTTCATTAGGTTTTGAACCTCCGGTATTATAATAATTTGCTTCGATTAAATAAGTCATTGAATTACTTTTTATTACAAAATCAAATCTTTTAACATCTTCGCCTAAACTCAACAATTCAGGAAAATTTGTATGTTCAACTTCTCTTTCAAATACTATATTATTATTACTGAAAATTTTAGCAACAGTAAATTCCATTTGTTTTCCGGTTCTGTTTTTTCTCGCATTGCTGTCCAAGCCAACCTCCACACCAAAAACATAATCAACGAGGTTTGTTACATGTTTGTTCTGAAAAACTTTAGCTAAACCACTTTCAATTATAAATTCATATATTAATTCAGGTGTTTCTAAATATGAATTTACCGATACTATTTTGAGATTTCTTATTGCTTTTTTGTTTTGACTTTTTCTAACAGCTATCAATATTGTTAATACTGAAAAAACATTTTCATTTTCAATATATAGTTCTCCAACAGCTTTTTTCAAATCAATATGCCCAATTA from Bacteroidota bacterium carries:
- a CDS encoding restriction endonuclease, encoding MKIKLNQLNYLIGHIDLKKAVGELYIENENVFSVLTILIAVRKSQNKKAIRNLKIVSVNSYLETPELIYEFIIESGLAKVFQNKHVTNLVDYVFGVEVGLDSNARKNRTGKQMEFTVAKIFSNNNIVFEREVEHTNFPELLSLGEDVKRFDFVIKSNSMTYLIEANYYNTGGSKPNETARAYTDIAPKINQYDNFEFVWITDGYGWLSAKNKLGEAYNNIPKVYNLTSIAEFIKEIKNT